From the Desulfobacterales bacterium genome, one window contains:
- a CDS encoding thiolase family protein, with protein MKEVVILGAARTIGGQFGGSFQNLTAPELGAAVIREAINRSRIASDLIDQTIFGNAWQAGAGPNPARLSSVMGGIPVETPGVSINVRCGSSLQALIFGAQAIKAGDVDTVMVGGTESASQIPYGLPRARWGYRMGDGQLVDLMHKDGFRCPLGGGLMGEITDWLAEERGISRQEQDAFAAESHNKAEAAVREGKFAEEIAPIDVKVKKGDRIRVVDEEIFRKGVTVESLSKLPAVFVKGGTVTAGNACALCDAASAAVLMDREKAAAMGLKPFALLRGYAFVGVEPKHFGLSPAKAIPAALKKAGLTLGDIDLHELNEAFAAQYIACEQDLDLDRSKVNVHGGAIALGHPVAATGTKLLTTLLYAMKQRDVTLGTVSMCIGGGNGVAAVFERLN; from the coding sequence ATGAAAGAAGTGGTCATATTGGGGGCGGCCAGAACGATCGGCGGTCAATTTGGCGGATCATTTCAAAACTTGACGGCCCCGGAACTGGGTGCCGCGGTCATCCGTGAAGCCATTAACCGTTCCAGAATCGCTTCAGACCTTATCGATCAAACCATTTTCGGAAACGCCTGGCAGGCGGGGGCAGGACCGAACCCGGCAAGGCTCAGCTCGGTCATGGGGGGTATTCCCGTCGAAACCCCGGGGGTCTCGATAAACGTCCGCTGCGGTTCGAGCCTTCAGGCGTTAATTTTCGGAGCGCAGGCCATCAAGGCGGGAGACGTCGATACCGTTATGGTGGGGGGCACTGAAAGCGCCAGCCAGATCCCATACGGACTGCCGCGTGCCCGATGGGGTTACCGTATGGGGGATGGACAGTTGGTCGACCTGATGCATAAGGACGGATTCCGATGTCCACTCGGCGGCGGCCTGATGGGTGAAATCACCGACTGGCTCGCCGAGGAAAGAGGCATATCAAGACAAGAGCAAGACGCGTTTGCCGCGGAATCTCACAACAAGGCCGAGGCCGCTGTCAGAGAAGGAAAATTCGCAGAAGAAATCGCCCCGATTGACGTCAAGGTAAAGAAGGGCGACCGCATTCGGGTCGTCGATGAAGAGATTTTTCGCAAAGGGGTCACAGTTGAAAGTTTGAGCAAATTACCGGCGGTTTTTGTCAAAGGTGGAACCGTTACGGCGGGCAACGCGTGCGCCCTGTGTGATGCCGCGTCGGCCGCTGTGCTCATGGACAGGGAAAAGGCGGCGGCGATGGGGTTAAAACCATTCGCCCTGTTGCGCGGTTACGCGTTTGTCGGGGTCGAACCGAAGCACTTCGGTTTATCACCCGCCAAAGCGATTCCGGCAGCTCTCAAGAAAGCCGGCCTCACTCTCGGCGATATCGACCTTCACGAGTTGAACGAAGCGTTCGCCGCTCAGTATATTGCCTGCGAACAGGACTTGGACCTCGACCGCTCCAAAGTCAATGTCCACGGCGGCGCCATTGCCCTGGGCCATCCGGTAGCCGCTACGGGCACAAAGTTGCTCACGACGTTGCTCTATGCGATGAAACAACGCGATGTGACCTTAGGAACCGTGAGCATGTGTATCGGAGGCGGCAATGGCGTGGCTGCGGTATTCGAGCGGCTGAACTGA
- a CDS encoding acyl-CoA dehydrogenase family protein — protein sequence MSDQYDVELSEQHVILRNTVRKFADKEIAPHVDKDENEHRWQRDLVDKMAELGLFGCPVPEEYGGNDMGYLAHAIVTEEIGRVSGSLRVAFNMQTMGTAMSILKWGSEALKRKYIPALVSAQMIGCFGITEPDTGSDTVAMATTAVKDGDHYILNGQKMWITWSPVADMAVIFAMTNKAAKHKGMSAFVMDMDSPGVKTAPIKDKLGLWACPTGEIIMEDVRVPAGNLLGEEGRGFEYLMKELISTRLSAAAGAVGTCQAAVDEAVKYANERKQFGVPIAEFQMVQETIARMVVETEAARALTWRCAIQKDRGMVNNMRETVLAKFYASRAADEVPNLGLDVLSAYGYSNEYPMARILRDGKVYKILEGATNIMKMIIAADALGIKKANR from the coding sequence ATGAGCGATCAGTATGATGTTGAATTGTCCGAACAGCACGTCATCCTCCGCAACACGGTTCGAAAATTCGCCGATAAGGAAATTGCACCCCATGTCGACAAGGACGAGAACGAACATCGGTGGCAACGCGATCTCGTGGATAAAATGGCCGAGCTGGGGCTATTCGGTTGTCCGGTCCCCGAAGAATACGGCGGAAATGACATGGGGTATTTGGCCCATGCCATCGTAACGGAAGAAATCGGCAGGGTGTCCGGATCCCTCAGGGTCGCTTTCAATATGCAGACCATGGGAACCGCCATGTCCATTCTGAAATGGGGAAGCGAAGCGCTTAAGAGAAAGTACATTCCCGCGCTCGTTTCCGCGCAGATGATCGGCTGCTTCGGCATCACCGAACCGGATACCGGTTCAGACACCGTGGCCATGGCCACCACGGCAGTCAAGGATGGCGACCATTACATCCTCAACGGCCAGAAGATGTGGATCACCTGGTCACCCGTGGCCGACATGGCGGTAATCTTTGCGATGACCAACAAGGCCGCCAAACACAAAGGGATGAGCGCTTTTGTCATGGACATGGATTCCCCCGGGGTAAAGACGGCTCCCATTAAGGACAAACTGGGGCTATGGGCCTGCCCCACCGGTGAAATCATCATGGAAGACGTAAGGGTTCCGGCGGGCAATCTTCTAGGAGAAGAAGGGCGCGGCTTCGAGTACCTAATGAAGGAGCTCATCAGCACCCGGCTTTCCGCCGCGGCGGGTGCCGTGGGAACCTGCCAGGCGGCAGTTGACGAGGCCGTCAAGTACGCGAATGAAAGAAAGCAGTTCGGCGTCCCGATCGCTGAATTCCAGATGGTGCAGGAAACCATCGCGAGAATGGTGGTCGAAACCGAGGCAGCAAGGGCGCTGACCTGGCGATGCGCCATTCAGAAAGACCGAGGCATGGTCAACAACATGCGTGAAACAGTCCTCGCCAAGTTCTATGCTTCCCGAGCGGCGGATGAGGTTCCCAACCTGGGTCTGGATGTTCTGAGCGCTTATGGATATTCCAACGAATACCCCATGGCACGAATCCTTCGCGACGGCAAGGTATACAAAATTCTCGAGGGCGCAACCAACATCATGAAAATGATCATCGCGGCGGATGCCTTGGGAATAAAAAAGGCCAATCGATAG
- a CDS encoding amidohydrolase family protein, translating to MSLLIGIKIILNETTGRLYPKPQDLHRLVAKANSFEVQVSIHAVEESAIEAACAAIEAALSAKPHSDHRDRLEHAFLCPPHLSHRLAALGIHVVTQPGFLFDNGDRYIQTVPAEKHADLYPIGSFMKAGVAVAAGSDSPVGPLNPFAGIYAALSRKTRTGTQINLQERVSLPNALALYTCNAARAAFEEAVKGDITPGKTADLILLNGDLLRSDDEVVLDMKVDMTILDGKVVWVRESGCRLAAENT from the coding sequence ATATCCTTACTCATAGGTATCAAGATTATTCTAAACGAAACGACCGGCAGACTTTACCCGAAACCGCAGGACCTTCATCGGCTGGTCGCCAAAGCGAACAGCTTCGAGGTGCAGGTGTCCATTCATGCCGTGGAAGAAAGCGCCATTGAGGCCGCCTGCGCGGCCATTGAAGCGGCCTTGTCCGCCAAGCCGCATTCGGACCATCGGGATCGCCTGGAGCATGCATTTTTGTGCCCCCCGCATTTGTCCCATCGCCTGGCTGCGCTCGGCATCCACGTGGTCACCCAGCCGGGATTTCTTTTTGATAACGGCGATCGATATATTCAAACCGTCCCCGCGGAAAAACACGCCGATCTCTATCCCATCGGGTCTTTCATGAAAGCAGGCGTGGCCGTAGCCGCTGGTTCAGACAGCCCCGTGGGACCGTTGAACCCTTTTGCGGGCATCTATGCAGCCCTTTCCAGAAAAACCCGAACCGGCACACAAATCAACCTTCAGGAGCGCGTTTCTCTGCCGAACGCCCTGGCTCTCTATACCTGTAATGCCGCCCGCGCTGCCTTTGAAGAAGCCGTTAAGGGCGACATCACGCCTGGAAAAACAGCGGATTTGATTTTGTTGAACGGGGATCTGTTGCGATCTGACGATGAGGTCGTCCTGGACATGAAAGTGGATATGACCATCCTGGACGGAAAGGTCGTATGGGTGAGAGAATCAGGGTGCCGGCTCGCCGCCGAGAATACATGA
- a CDS encoding thiamine pyrophosphate-dependent enzyme: MPSLLDPKRPPAFCPGCAHTRCVRALDRALGDMALKPHQVVIVTDIGCCGLFDTFFTTHAFHGLHGRALTYAAGIKLAAPHLKVIVVMGDGGLGIGGAHFLAACRRNLDMTLLVFNNLNFGMTGGQFSCTTPADAQVSSGFLNTLERPMDVCTVAAAAGAPFVTRCSAFEKDLPQVVTESLSFKGFSVMDIWGLCTGRYTRRNPLKPEDLHAVMRKLPGFRGPVSHNQRPEFETLYKETAAGAGPKPDEEEIPQRFSPPAVARREILLLGSAGGGVITAATILAHAAILAGMHVTQKNDHDVTVMRGPSISELIISHAPIDFTGVNAPDAVLALSPEGINRKKELFKAMNPDGVVIANKGEDIPPARGRIIQVDFKALCTHKNDVAFAAVVVLVRQAGPVSLELLEAAVRRAYRGRRLDNYIRLLKQKNPP, encoded by the coding sequence GTGCCCAGTCTGCTTGATCCCAAAAGACCGCCGGCCTTTTGCCCGGGATGCGCTCACACCCGGTGCGTGCGGGCACTCGATCGGGCATTGGGAGACATGGCGCTTAAACCGCATCAGGTGGTCATTGTAACCGATATCGGTTGTTGTGGACTCTTCGATACGTTTTTTACCACGCACGCATTTCATGGCCTGCATGGCAGGGCATTGACTTACGCCGCCGGCATCAAGCTGGCTGCCCCTCATCTGAAGGTGATCGTAGTGATGGGAGACGGGGGGCTTGGCATCGGCGGCGCCCATTTTCTTGCCGCTTGCCGGCGGAACCTGGATATGACCCTCCTGGTGTTCAATAACCTCAACTTCGGTATGACGGGCGGTCAGTTTTCCTGCACCACCCCTGCGGATGCTCAGGTAAGCTCCGGCTTTCTCAATACGCTGGAAAGGCCCATGGACGTTTGCACGGTGGCGGCCGCCGCCGGCGCGCCGTTTGTCACACGCTGCTCGGCATTCGAGAAAGACCTTCCCCAAGTGGTGACGGAATCCCTCTCATTCAAAGGGTTTTCCGTGATGGACATCTGGGGTCTTTGCACCGGACGGTACACTCGGCGAAATCCCCTGAAGCCGGAAGATCTGCACGCCGTCATGAGGAAGTTACCCGGGTTTCGAGGCCCTGTTTCGCACAACCAGCGGCCGGAATTCGAAACCCTCTACAAAGAAACCGCCGCCGGGGCTGGCCCTAAACCGGATGAGGAAGAGATACCTCAACGGTTTTCACCTCCTGCAGTTGCGCGCCGTGAGATATTGCTGCTGGGCTCTGCGGGTGGTGGTGTGATTACGGCTGCGACAATTCTTGCGCACGCAGCCATTCTCGCCGGCATGCACGTCACCCAGAAAAACGACCATGATGTAACGGTGATGCGGGGGCCGTCCATCAGTGAGCTGATTATCTCGCATGCCCCCATCGATTTCACCGGGGTGAATGCGCCGGATGCCGTTTTGGCGCTTTCACCGGAAGGCATCAACCGTAAAAAAGAACTATTCAAAGCCATGAATCCCGACGGGGTGGTCATCGCGAACAAAGGCGAGGACATCCCTCCAGCTCGTGGCCGAATCATTCAAGTGGACTTTAAAGCCCTCTGCACCCACAAAAACGATGTGGCCTTTGCAGCCGTGGTCGTCCTGGTCCGACAGGCAGGGCCGGTGTCCCTTGAGTTGCTGGAAGCCGCCGTCCGGCGGGCGTATCGTGGGAGACGGCTGGATAATTATATCCGTCTTCTAAAGCAGAAGAACCCCCCCTGA
- a CDS encoding tyrosine-protein phosphatase, translated as MLQSDRFFNFTGVSNFRHMGGYAAANGRTTRGDLLFRSGHVELKTPKDIEHFEGLGIDTAFDFRTRAERRYRPLQFPVASPPRIVELGVSGGSVGHLMTFLETSASSANDVTARMKLIYTSLVIDSADIFRAFLNHLITTESGVLIICSLGKDRTGIASALLLAALGVPKQGILEDYLLSSRAYRNMAEGIARLEYLLGSKRLFSDKPLIEPVLSAQPEYFDAFWHAVQTAAGGIENFITQYLKIDPSDVRILREKFTE; from the coding sequence ATGTTGCAGTCTGATCGGTTTTTCAACTTCACCGGGGTTTCAAACTTTCGTCACATGGGTGGCTATGCGGCGGCCAATGGGCGAACAACGCGGGGGGATCTTCTGTTTCGCAGCGGACATGTTGAATTAAAGACCCCAAAAGATATAGAACACTTTGAAGGGCTTGGCATTGATACGGCCTTTGACTTCAGAACGCGGGCGGAAAGGCGTTACCGCCCCCTGCAATTTCCCGTAGCTTCCCCACCGCGGATTGTTGAATTGGGGGTTTCCGGGGGAAGTGTCGGGCACCTCATGACGTTTCTGGAGACGAGCGCATCGAGCGCAAACGATGTTACCGCGCGAATGAAACTCATTTACACTTCTTTGGTAATCGATTCCGCCGATATATTTCGCGCCTTTTTGAACCACTTGATAACCACCGAGTCCGGCGTTTTAATCATTTGTTCATTGGGGAAAGATCGCACCGGCATTGCCTCCGCGTTGCTCCTGGCAGCCCTGGGGGTGCCAAAACAGGGAATCCTGGAGGATTATTTGTTGTCTTCCCGCGCCTACCGGAATATGGCCGAGGGGATCGCGCGTCTGGAATACCTTTTGGGATCAAAACGCCTGTTCTCCGATAAACCCCTTATCGAACCCGTGCTGAGCGCACAACCGGAATATTTTGATGCGTTTTGGCATGCCGTGCAAACGGCAGCGGGCGGTATCGAAAATTTTATAACGCAATACCTGAAAATCGACCCATCGGACGTGAGGATTTTGCGTGAGAAATTCACTGAGTAA
- a CDS encoding aldehyde dehydrogenase family protein, with protein sequence MQHITRKLNLQDMNPGAGIGTEWLAAKGNLLACISPINGGAIGSVQQASEEDCEKVAGVAARAFELWRTEPAPKRGEIVRQIGNAVRARKKDLAALLSLEMGKILTEAEGEVQEMIDICDFAVGQSRMLYGLSMHSERPRHRMFEQWHPLGPVGVITAFNFPVAVWAWNAMIALVAGDTVVWKPSTKASLTAVALMKIIEPVLRKNKVPPGVLSLVVGGRKPVGEFLIIDRRFPLISATGSVAMGRHVGETVAARIGRTLLELGGNNAVIVTPTADMDLAVRAIVFGAVGTAGQRCTTIRRVIVHKEVADDLAAALIRAYNQVRIGDPLRKGTLMGPLIDKNAVSLMQQALKALKKQGGRIRCGGEILSGGLFDTGTYVTPCLCEAQNHYPIVQEETFAPILYMIAYDDLEEAVRMNNSVRQGLSAAIFTQDLQESEYFLSVNGSDNGIANVNIGTSGAEIGGAFGGEKDTGGGRESGSDAWKTYMRRQTNTINWSREMPLAQGIRFEV encoded by the coding sequence ATGCAGCATATTACCCGAAAATTGAATCTTCAAGACATGAACCCCGGGGCGGGAATCGGGACTGAGTGGCTGGCCGCAAAGGGAAACCTATTGGCGTGCATCTCCCCGATAAACGGCGGGGCGATCGGCTCCGTGCAGCAGGCATCCGAGGAAGACTGCGAAAAGGTGGCCGGTGTTGCAGCCCGGGCATTTGAGCTCTGGCGCACGGAGCCGGCGCCCAAGCGGGGCGAGATTGTGCGCCAAATCGGAAATGCGGTTCGCGCAAGGAAAAAAGATCTGGCGGCACTCCTTAGTCTGGAAATGGGGAAGATTCTGACAGAGGCCGAGGGGGAAGTTCAAGAGATGATCGACATCTGTGATTTTGCCGTGGGTCAATCCCGGATGCTTTACGGCCTTAGCATGCACAGTGAAAGGCCCCGGCACCGGATGTTCGAGCAATGGCACCCTCTGGGGCCGGTTGGTGTGATCACGGCGTTCAATTTTCCGGTGGCCGTATGGGCCTGGAACGCCATGATCGCCTTGGTTGCCGGAGATACGGTGGTGTGGAAGCCTTCGACCAAGGCAAGCCTTACGGCTGTTGCACTGATGAAGATCATTGAACCGGTGCTCCGAAAAAATAAGGTTCCGCCGGGGGTGCTGAGCCTGGTTGTGGGGGGCCGGAAACCGGTGGGAGAGTTTTTGATCATTGACCGCAGGTTTCCGCTCATATCCGCCACAGGCAGCGTGGCCATGGGCCGTCATGTGGGGGAGACGGTCGCGGCCCGCATAGGAAGAACCTTGCTCGAACTTGGCGGCAACAATGCGGTGATCGTAACCCCCACCGCGGATATGGATTTGGCTGTGCGTGCCATTGTGTTCGGGGCCGTGGGCACGGCCGGACAGCGTTGTACCACGATTCGTCGAGTGATTGTTCATAAGGAAGTGGCAGATGATCTGGCCGCCGCTCTCATTCGTGCCTACAACCAGGTGAGAATCGGTGATCCGCTCAGGAAAGGCACACTCATGGGACCGCTGATTGATAAAAACGCCGTGTCCCTTATGCAACAAGCACTCAAGGCCCTGAAAAAGCAAGGCGGTCGAATACGCTGCGGCGGAGAAATCCTCTCCGGCGGGCTATTTGATACAGGCACTTATGTGACGCCGTGCCTATGCGAGGCCCAAAACCACTATCCCATCGTGCAGGAAGAAACATTTGCGCCCATCCTTTACATGATCGCTTACGACGATCTGGAAGAGGCGGTCAGGATGAACAACAGTGTACGCCAGGGGCTGAGCGCCGCCATCTTCACCCAAGATTTGCAGGAATCGGAATATTTTCTGAGTGTTAACGGCAGTGATAACGGCATTGCCAACGTCAATATCGGCACATCCGGGGCAGAAATCGGGGGCGCTTTCGGCGGTGAAAAAGATACCGGCGGCGGCCGGGAATCCGGCTCGGATGCATGGAAGACCTACATGCGCCGCCAGACCAATACCATCAACTGGTCTCGAGAGATGCCGCTGGCCCAGGGGATCCGGTTTGAGGTATAA
- a CDS encoding SDR family NAD(P)-dependent oxidoreductase, with amino-acid sequence MGKLDNKVAVITGSGRGIGKATAELFVKEGCAVVINDVDESAAVETVNALDAAGGKACHCIGDVTQPDDCRKLMDTAAEKFGKLDILVNLAGINRDNMIHKMTDQQWDMAVDISLKGTFNCIRAAAKYMRVAGHNGRIINISSMSGLRGNPGQANYAAAKGGIISLTKVVAHEWERFGVTCNCIAYGMVDTRLTRVRESQDESVDGERVGLPQKARDAVMEKYHGRIMQPEDAAYPILYFALPESWCINGNCLQAAMGGFN; translated from the coding sequence ATGGGCAAACTGGATAACAAAGTGGCGGTCATTACCGGTTCAGGCCGCGGCATCGGCAAGGCCACTGCGGAACTGTTTGTGAAGGAAGGCTGTGCCGTGGTGATTAATGATGTGGATGAGAGTGCGGCGGTGGAAACCGTCAATGCACTCGATGCGGCCGGCGGAAAGGCGTGCCATTGCATCGGCGATGTTACTCAGCCCGATGATTGCCGGAAACTGATGGATACCGCTGCCGAGAAGTTCGGCAAGCTGGATATTCTGGTTAACCTGGCCGGCATCAACCGGGACAATATGATCCACAAGATGACCGATCAACAGTGGGATATGGCGGTCGACATCAGCCTTAAGGGAACCTTCAACTGCATTCGTGCGGCAGCCAAGTATATGCGGGTGGCGGGTCATAATGGACGGATCATCAACATTTCTTCGATGTCCGGCCTCAGAGGCAATCCCGGACAGGCCAACTATGCCGCCGCAAAAGGCGGGATCATCTCGCTGACCAAGGTGGTGGCGCACGAATGGGAGCGTTTTGGCGTGACCTGTAACTGCATTGCCTACGGCATGGTGGATACCCGATTGACCAGGGTAAGAGAATCTCAGGACGAGTCCGTTGACGGCGAGCGAGTGGGTCTCCCGCAAAAAGCCCGGGATGCGGTGATGGAGAAATATCACGGCAGAATCATGCAGCCGGAAGATGCGGCCTATCCCATCCTGTATTTCGCGCTGCCCGAATCCTGGTGCATCAACGGCAATTGCCTGCAGGCGGCTATGGGCGGATTCAATTAG
- a CDS encoding pyruvate flavodoxin/ferredoxin oxidoreductase: MRFVDGNTAVAMGALFAGCRFFSAYPISPASTLLSAMMDRLHAAGGMVIQGEDEISAIGYCLGAAMSGQKVMTATSGPGISLCSENISFAIAGEIPIVIVDVMRQGPSTGAATRGADGDIQFLRWGCSGGLPVIVLAPSDVRDCFTLTVHAFNLAERFRCPVFLASNKEIGMTRETLDMDTVEKPEPVERTLYESGEAFLPFRTAPGEDVPPFLPIGGPVPVRQTSSSHGPAGFITSDAQLIQQGVTRLQRKIETNVEACSFYELEKRPNAQTLLITYGVTARAGRAATRTLFETRGTPVDLLVLKTLWPVPEDLLRAASRGMTRILVVEMNLGQYIHEIRRVLCHRKIEFYGKMSGELIRPEEIIQEFSGAQSA; the protein is encoded by the coding sequence ATGCGTTTTGTTGACGGAAACACAGCCGTGGCCATGGGGGCGCTGTTTGCCGGATGTCGTTTTTTTTCGGCCTATCCCATCTCGCCGGCAAGCACGCTTCTTTCCGCTATGATGGACAGGCTTCACGCAGCAGGGGGCATGGTCATCCAGGGGGAGGACGAGATATCCGCCATCGGTTATTGCCTGGGCGCCGCCATGTCAGGCCAAAAGGTCATGACCGCCACCTCCGGGCCAGGCATCAGTCTTTGCAGCGAGAACATCTCTTTTGCCATCGCGGGAGAGATTCCCATCGTGATTGTCGATGTGATGCGCCAGGGGCCTTCCACCGGGGCTGCGACACGGGGTGCGGACGGTGATATTCAGTTTTTGCGTTGGGGATGCAGCGGCGGTCTTCCGGTCATTGTGCTGGCACCCTCGGATGTCCGCGACTGTTTCACCCTGACTGTCCATGCCTTTAATCTGGCGGAACGGTTTCGCTGTCCTGTCTTTCTCGCTTCCAACAAGGAAATCGGAATGACCCGCGAAACCTTGGATATGGATACGGTGGAAAAGCCGGAGCCGGTGGAACGAACGCTTTACGAATCCGGGGAGGCGTTTCTCCCTTTCCGGACGGCTCCGGGCGAGGATGTGCCGCCGTTTCTCCCCATCGGAGGTCCCGTGCCGGTTCGACAGACCTCATCTTCCCACGGTCCGGCGGGCTTTATCACCAGCGATGCGCAGCTTATTCAGCAGGGGGTCACAAGGCTTCAACGAAAAATCGAAACCAACGTCGAAGCCTGCTCCTTTTATGAACTGGAAAAGCGGCCTAACGCTCAAACCCTGTTGATCACTTACGGTGTTACGGCCCGGGCCGGCCGGGCCGCCACAAGGACCCTTTTTGAAACTCGTGGCACTCCGGTCGACCTGCTTGTGCTAAAAACACTCTGGCCGGTTCCGGAGGATCTCCTGCGCGCGGCTTCCCGAGGCATGACCCGGATTCTGGTGGTGGAGATGAACCTGGGGCAGTACATTCATGAAATCCGCCGGGTCTTGTGCCATCGCAAGATCGAATTTTACGGAAAGATGTCAGGAGAATTGATTCGACCCGAGGAGATCATTCAGGAGTTTTCCGGTGCCCAGTCTGCTTGA
- a CDS encoding 3-hydroxyacyl-CoA dehydrogenase family protein yields the protein MAVQKILVVGAGNMGAGIAQLCAQQGLEAVIADISLDLSTKAKALIDKGLQKRVDAGKLAETEKKSIVSRILTAGDLSPARECDFVIESVVEDIQIKRNVFAELDNLARPDVIFATNTTSLSISRIAEATRRPDRVVQMHFFNPPTIMKLVEIMPGAKTSSKTLEVAQTLAKQLGKDPVVCRTEAPAGIVSRVLGQLLNEATWLVESGVAAPEDIDKAMKLGANHPMGPLALLDLIGLDVHRAKMQTLASVLNDPRYKHPGIIDRMIEEGCLGKKVGKGFYSYEDGK from the coding sequence ATGGCTGTCCAAAAAATTCTTGTCGTCGGCGCCGGAAATATGGGAGCGGGCATCGCGCAACTTTGTGCCCAGCAGGGTTTAGAAGCAGTGATTGCCGATATCAGCCTGGATCTTTCCACGAAGGCCAAAGCCCTTATAGACAAGGGCCTTCAGAAAAGGGTCGACGCGGGAAAACTGGCCGAAACCGAAAAGAAATCCATCGTATCCCGCATCTTGACGGCAGGGGATCTGAGTCCTGCCCGGGAGTGCGATTTCGTCATCGAGAGCGTCGTGGAGGATATCCAAATAAAGAGGAACGTCTTTGCGGAGTTGGACAATCTTGCCCGGCCGGATGTCATCTTTGCCACCAATACCACCTCGCTTTCCATCAGCCGGATAGCCGAGGCCACGCGGCGCCCCGATAGGGTGGTTCAGATGCATTTTTTCAATCCGCCCACGATCATGAAGCTTGTCGAGATCATGCCGGGGGCAAAAACCTCTTCTAAGACACTTGAAGTCGCTCAAACGCTGGCAAAACAGCTCGGTAAAGACCCGGTAGTTTGCAGGACCGAAGCGCCTGCGGGAATTGTCAGCCGGGTTCTCGGCCAACTGTTGAATGAAGCCACATGGCTGGTTGAATCCGGGGTGGCCGCGCCTGAGGATATCGATAAAGCCATGAAGCTCGGGGCCAATCATCCGATGGGGCCATTGGCGCTGCTCGATCTAATCGGTTTGGATGTCCATCGGGCAAAAATGCAGACGCTGGCTAGCGTCCTTAACGACCCCCGGTACAAACATCCCGGAATCATCGACCGGATGATAGAGGAAGGCTGTCTGGGCAAGAAAGTCGGCAAGGGGTTCTATTCCTATGAAGATGGGAAATGA